Genomic window (Acipenser ruthenus chromosome 55, fAciRut3.2 maternal haplotype, whole genome shotgun sequence):
AGCCTGGAAAGGACCTGGTGTTTTGAGGGTCCCATTTCTTTACTTCAATGCCACATTTTATAGGTGATGGATATTATACTAATTATTTATCACACGTAAGCACTTCATTTCTCTAGCCAGCTTGTGATTGCTCTCCGTAATCTCCATAATggcaatgtttttaaattatgctaAAATCAAAACTGTTctacagtattttgcatttaagtttgcattgtctgtctgtcttgctgtctttctgttctctgtgtctttctatctgtgtgtcctaataaggtaaaacacaaaaaatcagAACTCGATCGGCTCTCGGTATTGGCCAAGACAATCTTATCTGGGCACGTCTAACTTCTTTTCCTTTTACTAAAGTGTAAAAACTTGTCTGGATATTAACAATGGAGGTTATAATTGCATGAATGTTACTCAACAACATGCAGGGACttcatttttaaacatcttttgatagcattttttatttatttttttcttcttacagcAGCTACCAAGCAGAACAGTGTGtgatgccatggacagtgtgaagattgAAACTGACCTGATTAAAGAGGCGCTCCCTGAACTTGAAGTGGCCCCAATTAGACTTTTATCTgcactggcttccctccccattaaacaggagctctgtgagatcaAAACAGAGGTGTCTGCTGGGATTAAAGCTGAAtgcaatgaattggagatctgCCAGACAGAACCAGTTTCCTTGCAAGAAGCAGTTCTGGAAATAATgcatattaaacaggagcccctcAAAGTGGAGTTTGAATGCTTGGAACCAGAGAGGGAAGAATCAGAGGACTTGAAAGCAGCCCCTCCTGCGCTGGGTCCTGTACGCCTGCGGGCGTGTAGTGTGGTGCTGAAGAGAATCTGCCTGAGAGTGCAGGGCGCTGGAGCGGAAGCcagctctcccaacagcatgcgaggatgtggaaaggaagacggTGGGGAGttcacattcagaatgcagtccaGCAGGTGAGTAGCTGAGTAGCCGTGGCATTGTAATTATACTGTGTCATATTATCCACAGTAGGACTGAGAGGCAGGGAGCAGATGGGTTACGCTACTAGGTACTTAAACACTCCAGTTGAAGTCGCACTCCTATTATCGTTCAACTAAAATGGCCCCCAgtatttttagcagatgcccttataatatgacattgttttttacatacaattacccttttatactgctgggtttttacttgagcaatctaggtgaagtaccttgttcaagggtacaataGCAATGTACCCCATCTGGTCTTGCAACTATCTGATGATAGTGAAATCTCCcagatcacgttgtaggggaggtcacaagctgtccaatcataccttgactttgtttgtagcccaatccattagAGTAATCGATGTGCGAAGTAAACAGAGCCACATCTATTGCAAGCAAGCGCGCAGCATTATGCACAACGGATCACGGGTTCTtaacattttctgatcatttttcaatttataaaaTTTGTAAAATCGAACAAAATGTTGCAGTGTTCCAAAGCATCCCAAACGAAGTCGATTCAGTGTTTCTGAAGATTTGGAGGAGATGGATAGTAGTGAAAGTGACGGCGAAAGTGATCAACTTTCTGGGTTGGAGAGCGCTGATTCAATGTCTGAAGCAGCATTTGAAGATGGATTGGATCCTCTTCAGGATTTGTAAGTATAATGGATCCacactacattttattattattattattattattattatacataattttcaatatgcattttttttactgtaagtatGTTATTAGAAAATGCAACCATTTGACTCTCAAGGGACACATAGAAATaacgtttttttaaaaaccatgtctcatctgtgctgtgctgctctatacAGTCTAATTTTTACATGCAATAGAAGTTGCAAGAAATAATTGTTTCTTCCTGACCGTCTTTATTGTTTTCTCATTGATGTTCACTGATTTATTGCATGGGAGTgtttagcaaactttttttttttttaattccatgaTTACAAGGAGTGATGTTACTCCCCTAGAGACAGTGTATGTTTTCTTAGCCGTTCAAGATAAGCTGTCTGCCTGCCCCAACAATCACTCACTCAGTTCCTTTGTTTGCCAATCAAAGTAAAGATGAAAGGAACTGAGGTGTTTTTAGTCTGGCAGCTTGATTTGAGAGCAGCCAAGTTCTctgcaatctcattattattgtagacatttagcagacacttttatccatcaatgttcacctctcagcagtgcaaatactgtgcttgaatctgttgctcattgatactgttaatggaaatgttattctaattttcaattcatttcactttttattttcagtgaggaCACTGAAGAAAACCCTCCCCCCTCAAGTGAGAGTTTTTATGTTTCTCAGCGGAAAAGGAGACGATCCATTCCCACCCCTCTCCCTTATATCACCTCAAGCATGCCTGCAAGACCAGTTGAGAGCAGGCGGGCAAgcacacccacccccacccccacaacctCAGACCCTGAGGAGAGGTGGAAATTTGTAACTGAGGATGACGTTGAACCTATGCAGCACCGCTTCTGTCCTGCACGAGCTCCTGGAGCACAACTGGATACTTCAAGAAAGTATTCCCCGCTAGACCTCTTCCAGCTTTACTTCAGCATGAACGTCGTTCAAtctttgtgtacaaacacaaataaaaatggagAAAAGCAGCAGGCCCAGGGGAAAAAATACCAGTGGGATCCAGTTTCAATCAAGGACTTCTACCAGTTTTTAGGAATCCGAATTTTAATGGGGCTACTGACAACTTCCACCGTGAGGGATTACTGGAGTCCACGTAAGCCTTATGGAATCCCATTCTGTCACACTGTGATGTCCAGGAAGAGATATGAAGCCATCGCTTGGACTCTGCACATAAGTGACCCAGAGGAAGATAAAGAGAATGATCAGAAGAAAGGAACTCCACAACATGATCGCCTCTTCCGTCTCAGACCCCTCTTGGATTCCCTCCTCCTGTCCTGCAAGGCATACTACCACCCCCGACAGAACCTTTCAATTGATGAACGCACGGTGGCCTCAAAAGCCAGGATGGGGTTCAAGCAGTACATGAAAGCAAAGCCGACACAATGGGGCTTCAAGCTGTTCGTGCTGGCTGATGCCCACAACGGGTACACATGTGATTTCAACATCTACACAGGAAAATCCAAATCAGATTCTGGGAAAGGACTGAGTTATGACTCCGTTATGAACCTCATAAAGGTGTCATACTTAGGCACAGGGTACCATGTGTATGTTAACAATTTCTACACCAGCACAACACTGTTTCGGGACCTTTACAAGCTCAAATTTGGAGCATGTGGGACCATTAGAGAAAATCGTCAGGGCTTCCCACGGACAAAAGAAAACGCCCTCCCTAAAAAAGCTGATAGGGGGACAATTCGCTGGATACGAAGCGACAAACTGCTGTACACCAAGTGGATGGATACACGTGAAGTGACGATGTGCAGTTCCATTCATAAAGTGTACACAGGAGACAAAGTCCAGAAACGGGTAAGGAATGAAGATGGGATTTGGAGAACACAGAATGTTCCTGTTCCTGTTCCTACTCCTGTAAAGGCCTACAATCAGCACATGGGAGGGGTGGATTTGTCAGATGCCCTTATGAAGTATTACAACATGGCACAGAAAACCAAAAAGTGGTACAAGGAAATTTTTAATCATTTCATTGACATTGCTGTTGTCAACAGTTTTCTGCTCCATAAGGAATTGGCACAGGCTGCAAATACAAAGGCACTTTCACACAAAACGTTTAGAGAGGAGCTATGCAAGCAGCTGGTGGACATCGGGCTTGTGGAGCAGGAGGCCAGTGCGAGTACAGATAAACTCTGTGTCCCTGTAGCCATTACAGAGGGCAAGGAACTCGACCCCTCCAT
Coding sequences:
- the LOC131723424 gene encoding piggyBac transposable element-derived protein 4-like isoform X1, with translation MSDAMDCVKMESVPIKEELPKLERVPIRLAFSGLLSLPMKPEMPCDSIKSEVSGIKAESNELEIPQTAGPVPIKEEVLEMQLPSRTVCDAMDSVKIETDLIKEALPELEVAPIRLLSALASLPIKQELCEIKTEVSAGIKAECNELEICQTEPVSLQEAVLEIMHIKQEPLKVEFECLEPEREESEDLKAAPPALGPVRLRACSVVLKRICLRVQGAGAEASSPNSMRGCGKEDGGEFTFRMQSSSVPKHPKRSRFSVSEDLEEMDSSESDGESDQLSGLESADSMSEAAFEDGLDPLQDFEDTEENPPPSSESFYVSQRKRRRSIPTPLPYITSSMPARPVESRRASTPTPTPTTSDPEERWKFVTEDDVEPMQHRFCPARAPGAQLDTSRKYSPLDLFQLYFSMNVVQSLCTNTNKNGEKQQAQGKKYQWDPVSIKDFYQFLGIRILMGLLTTSTVRDYWSPRKPYGIPFCHTVMSRKRYEAIAWTLHISDPEEDKENDQKKGTPQHDRLFRLRPLLDSLLLSCKAYYHPRQNLSIDERTVASKARMGFKQYMKAKPTQWGFKLFVLADAHNGYTCDFNIYTGKSKSDSGKGLSYDSVMNLIKVSYLGTGYHVYVNNFYTSTTLFRDLYKLKFGACGTIRENRQGFPRTKENALPKKADRGTIRWIRSDKLLYTKWMDTREVTMCSSIHKVYTGDKVQKRVRNEDGIWRTQNVPVPVPTPVKAYNQHMGGVDLSDALMKYYNMAQKTKKWYKEIFNHFIDIAVVNSFLLHKELAQAANTKALSHKTFREELCKQLVDIGLVEQEASASTDKLCVPVAITEGKELDPSMKASFGRRHCALCNEGKLRNKTPWKCEACDVPLCVIVDRNCFKKWHMR
- the LOC131723424 gene encoding piggyBac transposable element-derived protein 4-like isoform X2, translated to MDSVKIETDLIKEALPELEVAPIRLLSALASLPIKQELCEIKTEVSAGIKAECNELEICQTEPVSLQEAVLEIMHIKQEPLKVEFECLEPEREESEDLKAAPPALGPVRLRACSVVLKRICLRVQGAGAEASSPNSMRGCGKEDGGEFTFRMQSSSVPKHPKRSRFSVSEDLEEMDSSESDGESDQLSGLESADSMSEAAFEDGLDPLQDFEDTEENPPPSSESFYVSQRKRRRSIPTPLPYITSSMPARPVESRRASTPTPTPTTSDPEERWKFVTEDDVEPMQHRFCPARAPGAQLDTSRKYSPLDLFQLYFSMNVVQSLCTNTNKNGEKQQAQGKKYQWDPVSIKDFYQFLGIRILMGLLTTSTVRDYWSPRKPYGIPFCHTVMSRKRYEAIAWTLHISDPEEDKENDQKKGTPQHDRLFRLRPLLDSLLLSCKAYYHPRQNLSIDERTVASKARMGFKQYMKAKPTQWGFKLFVLADAHNGYTCDFNIYTGKSKSDSGKGLSYDSVMNLIKVSYLGTGYHVYVNNFYTSTTLFRDLYKLKFGACGTIRENRQGFPRTKENALPKKADRGTIRWIRSDKLLYTKWMDTREVTMCSSIHKVYTGDKVQKRVRNEDGIWRTQNVPVPVPTPVKAYNQHMGGVDLSDALMKYYNMAQKTKKWYKEIFNHFIDIAVVNSFLLHKELAQAANTKALSHKTFREELCKQLVDIGLVEQEASASTDKLCVPVAITEGKELDPSMKASFGRRHCALCNEGKLRNKTPWKCEACDVPLCVIVDRNCFKKWHMR